Genomic segment of Dermacentor albipictus isolate Rhodes 1998 colony chromosome 5, USDA_Dalb.pri_finalv2, whole genome shotgun sequence:
TAAAAATAGGTTCGTACACGGCGTTAGATCTGCATGTTTTCTTCCCTTTTTATTTCGTTCCTTGGGCACGGGACAGCTAAGGTGTCGTCCACTGACAGTTTAGACATACACCCACAGCCTATCTCCTCTGTTGCATGACCGcattgattttattttttttttcggcttcaGGGTGTACTGTCCAAATCGGCCCCTCGGGTGCGACTACATCGGCCCCATGGACAAGCTCCGCGACCACACGCGACTCTGCGGCTTCTACAACATCCAGTGCCAGATATGCGGCAGCTGGCTGAAACGCTTCCAGCTCAGGGACCACACGGCGCGAGGTTGCACGGCGACGGCGCCTCGCCCCGAACGAAATTCCGCGCCAGCTCAGCGGAACGTGCACACGGTGGTGACGGGCGACCTGTACCCCGACATCGCGCGAACCCTGACCGCTGCTGAGACGGCCCAGGCGGCGCCCACCCCTAGCGCCCCGAGCGCGGCGCCTTCCAGGCTCTCggtcatcttcaacggcaacagCAAGGAGTACGACGTGCTGGGCATGATCGCGGCCATGAAGGAGATGTGCCAGGAGTACGAAGACTTCAGGAACGCCTTCAACGACGTTCGCGAGTCCGTCAGCCTGCACGCCGAGCAGACGCGCGCCGAAATCGAGGACCTCGAGTCTAGACTCCGGGAGCAGCACCGGGTCTGGCGAGAAGACGTCGTGGGCGACGTGCGCCACCTGAGGAGCGTCCTGGGAACCAAGACGTTCGACTGGCAGGTGGCGCCCTTCTCGAAGCTCAAGAAGACGGCCGTCAGGAAGTGCACGCTGCTCAAGAGCGAAGACTTCTACGTCGGTCACCACGGCTACCGCGTGGCGCTTTCCGGGACGTTCTCGAAGAACCCGGCGGACGGACGCGTGTACCTGAGCGTCTACGTGCACCTGCTGCGCGGGATGTTCGACGCGGCGCTCAAGTGGCCCTACCGGACGGTGACCACGGTGAAGCTGGTGAACCAGGAGGCGGCCGCGGACAAGGCGGTGACCTTCGACCCCGGCAACGCGTGCGAGGACGAGCAGGACAGCTTCCAGAGGCCCAAAGCGGAACGCAACGTCGGCTACGGTTTCCCGCTCGCCGCGCTGGAGGAAATCGAGAACCCGGCCAACGGATTCCTCAAGGACGACGCCTTTGTGGTCCAGTTCTGCGCCGACCTGGTGTAGACCTGACTGCccggtgtctttcttttttttgtgaactGATGTGTCCAAAGTTCATTATTCTCCAGCATGTAAATAAATCACTGTGTCAGCCCCAATGACCTGGTTTTATAGTATCGTCATCCTCATGCCATAATGTCATGCA
This window contains:
- the LOC135920510 gene encoding TNF receptor-associated factor 1-like, whose amino-acid sequence is MDRPAAAAAAPALATSVPALQKRYVIGFEQAGLADWTEMEFASPIPRFTSCLVCGAIASEMLWSRCWHVFCPLCAAMMGSEEGVVACPLDGAVTPLDALHRDKIALEVLLAFRVYCPNRPLGCDYIGPMDKLRDHTRLCGFYNIQCQICGSWLKRFQLRDHTARGCTATAPRPERNSAPAQRNVHTVVTGDLYPDIARTLTAAETAQAAPTPSAPSAAPSRLSVIFNGNSKEYDVLGMIAAMKEMCQEYEDFRNAFNDVRESVSLHAEQTRAEIEDLESRLREQHRVWREDVVGDVRHLRSVLGTKTFDWQVAPFSKLKKTAVRKCTLLKSEDFYVGHHGYRVALSGTFSKNPADGRVYLSVYVHLLRGMFDAALKWPYRTVTTVKLVNQEAAADKAVTFDPGNACEDEQDSFQRPKAERNVGYGFPLAALEEIENPANGFLKDDAFVVQFCADLV